A part of Paenibacillus sp. IHBB 10380 genomic DNA contains:
- a CDS encoding potassium channel family protein, which produces MKRQQFVVIGLGRFGSALALELMALNYEVLGIDRNEEIVSDMSEFLTYAVVADASDEEVLKSLGVRNFDCGIVAIGDDIQMSILATIQLKELGVTQVVAKAISVLHGRVLERLGVDRIIYPERDMGIRVAHQLVSPNLLDYIELSKDYTIAEMSVPTCLDGKTLSEINTRSRYGCSIVALHRPHGIIVAPTAMDQVHTNDIMVIIGSNESIDQFKNEVINAN; this is translated from the coding sequence ATGAAAAGACAGCAGTTTGTTGTTATTGGTTTGGGGCGTTTTGGATCTGCGCTAGCACTTGAGTTAATGGCCTTGAATTATGAGGTGCTCGGGATTGATAGGAACGAAGAGATTGTAAGTGATATGAGTGAATTCCTGACATATGCAGTGGTAGCGGATGCTTCGGACGAAGAGGTACTGAAATCACTAGGTGTTCGTAACTTTGATTGCGGTATTGTGGCCATTGGAGATGATATCCAAATGAGCATACTCGCTACTATACAATTAAAGGAACTTGGAGTTACGCAAGTTGTAGCTAAAGCGATATCAGTGCTGCATGGTAGAGTACTTGAGCGGCTAGGAGTAGATCGAATCATTTATCCCGAGCGAGATATGGGAATACGAGTTGCTCATCAACTCGTATCCCCGAATCTGCTGGACTACATCGAGCTTTCTAAAGATTATACGATTGCAGAGATGAGTGTTCCAACATGTCTAGATGGGAAGACCCTCTCAGAGATTAATACACGTTCTCGGTATGGTTGTAGCATCGTAGCTCTTCATAGACCTCATGGTATTATTGTAGCTCCTACGGCTATGGATCAGGTTCATACGAATGACATTATGGTTATCATTGGCTCTAATGAAAGTATTGATCAATTTAAGAATGAAGTTATAAACGCGAATTAA
- a CDS encoding LysR family transcriptional regulator, which produces MFEALEVFATVVEQSSLNQASRLLNLSQPALSRKISKLEHDLGVSLFNRKGKRLVLTSIGQLTYTFALEQRKQQHTFLRTLAQFKDGSQMTVTLGASLTTLQTTLPPLINAFMDKHPSAEIKLVTGKTHEIVSAVREKKVDVGIVASSILEQGLQCIPLFEDHLELVLPRHHLLAESKEVQMEHLHDLPMIVFSNGTWYRKLTDELFQQCKVKPDIRMEIDSFEAIVRLLPTSKAAALLPKSYLHQQLLDDNELIVIHIPDLKETRRTTSLIFGEHAELSTAARQWVNETEALFNSRL; this is translated from the coding sequence ATGTTTGAAGCGTTAGAGGTCTTCGCAACTGTCGTCGAACAATCGAGTCTTAACCAAGCATCTAGGCTACTTAATCTTTCTCAGCCTGCTCTATCGCGCAAGATTTCCAAGCTCGAGCATGATTTAGGCGTAAGCCTTTTTAACCGCAAGGGGAAACGGCTTGTCCTTACTTCTATAGGTCAGTTAACTTACACCTTTGCCTTGGAACAAAGAAAACAACAACATACATTTCTTCGCACACTTGCTCAGTTTAAGGATGGAAGCCAAATGACAGTTACGCTTGGAGCTAGTCTGACTACTTTACAGACGACTCTTCCTCCATTAATAAATGCTTTCATGGACAAACATCCATCCGCAGAAATTAAGCTCGTAACTGGCAAAACACATGAAATCGTATCCGCCGTACGTGAGAAGAAAGTAGATGTTGGAATCGTTGCTTCTTCCATCCTTGAGCAAGGATTACAGTGCATACCTCTATTTGAAGATCATTTAGAATTGGTTCTGCCTCGTCATCATCTCCTTGCCGAATCCAAGGAAGTTCAAATGGAACACTTGCATGATTTACCCATGATTGTTTTCTCCAATGGAACATGGTATCGGAAATTAACAGATGAACTCTTTCAACAATGTAAAGTGAAGCCAGATATACGGATGGAGATTGATTCTTTCGAAGCCATCGTTCGTTTATTACCTACTTCTAAAGCTGCGGCACTTCTTCCTAAATCCTATCTGCACCAGCAACTCCTTGACGATAACGAGCTTATTGTTATTCACATCCCAGATCTGAAGGAAACCCGGCGGACCACGTCACTCATCTTCGGTGAACACGCGGAGCTGAGTACAGCAGCAAGACAATGGGTTAACGAGACAGAGGCCCTCTTTAATTCGCGTTTATAA
- the sdhA gene encoding succinate dehydrogenase flavoprotein subunit: MATTNIIIVGGGLAGLMATIKAAEAGTHVHLFSLVPVKRSHSVCAQGGINGAVNTKGEGDSPWEHFDDSVYGGDFLANQPPVKAMCDAAPGIIHLMDRMGVMFNRTPEGLLDFRRFGGTKYHRTAFAGATTGQQLLYALDEQVRRYESEGLVTKHENWEFLSAVIDDEGICRGICAQDLKTMEIHTFVGDAVILASGGPGIIFGKTTNSVINTGTAASAVYQQGAYYANGEFIQIHPTAIPGDDKLRLMSESARGEGGRIWTYKDGKPWYFLEEKYPAYGNLVPRDIATREIFDVCVNMGLGVNGENMVYLDLSHKDPKELDVKLGGIIEIYEKFMGDDPRKIPMKIFPAVHYSMGGIWVDYNQMTNIPGLFAAGECEYQYHGANRLGANSLVSAIFGGMVAGPKAVEYIKGLKKKAEDVPKSLFDRYTKQHTDKYESLLNMNGTENAYVIHKELGEWMTNNMTVVRYNNKLEATIEKIKELKQRYANINMTDKSRWNNPGVAFTRQLWNMLELAHAMTLGALLRDESRGAHYKPDYPERNDEKFLKTTKAKWTPSGPEITYDEVDVSLIAPRIRDYSKEK, encoded by the coding sequence ATGGCAACAACTAATATTATTATTGTGGGCGGCGGTTTAGCAGGGTTGATGGCCACCATTAAAGCGGCAGAAGCGGGCACTCATGTTCATTTGTTCTCATTAGTACCTGTAAAGAGATCTCACTCCGTATGTGCACAGGGTGGAATTAACGGAGCGGTTAATACCAAGGGAGAAGGAGATTCACCTTGGGAACATTTCGATGATTCTGTATATGGGGGAGACTTCCTAGCGAATCAACCTCCTGTTAAGGCGATGTGTGATGCTGCACCTGGTATTATCCACTTGATGGATCGGATGGGTGTTATGTTCAACCGTACACCTGAAGGTTTGCTTGATTTCCGTCGTTTTGGAGGCACGAAATATCACCGTACTGCCTTTGCTGGGGCAACGACAGGACAGCAATTATTGTATGCACTTGATGAGCAGGTTAGGCGCTATGAATCAGAAGGGTTAGTCACGAAGCATGAGAACTGGGAATTCCTATCGGCAGTCATTGATGACGAAGGAATATGTCGTGGTATTTGTGCACAAGACCTTAAGACGATGGAGATCCATACTTTTGTTGGGGATGCGGTTATTCTAGCAAGTGGTGGTCCTGGTATTATCTTTGGTAAAACAACGAACTCTGTCATTAACACAGGTACAGCTGCAAGTGCTGTTTATCAGCAAGGCGCGTATTATGCCAATGGAGAATTTATTCAGATCCATCCTACGGCTATTCCGGGTGATGACAAGCTACGCTTGATGTCAGAATCTGCGCGTGGAGAAGGTGGTCGAATTTGGACTTATAAAGACGGTAAGCCTTGGTATTTCCTTGAAGAGAAATATCCTGCATATGGTAATCTAGTGCCACGTGATATCGCCACAAGGGAAATTTTCGATGTGTGCGTTAATATGGGACTAGGTGTTAATGGTGAGAATATGGTGTATCTTGATTTATCTCACAAAGACCCAAAAGAGCTAGATGTAAAACTAGGTGGAATTATTGAAATCTATGAGAAATTCATGGGAGATGATCCAAGAAAGATCCCTATGAAAATATTCCCGGCAGTTCATTATTCTATGGGCGGTATTTGGGTAGATTACAATCAAATGACAAACATCCCAGGGTTATTTGCCGCTGGTGAATGTGAATATCAATACCATGGAGCAAACCGGCTAGGCGCGAACTCTTTAGTGTCGGCTATTTTCGGAGGTATGGTTGCGGGTCCTAAGGCAGTCGAATATATCAAAGGTCTGAAGAAGAAGGCTGAAGATGTACCTAAGTCATTATTTGATCGCTATACCAAGCAACATACAGATAAATATGAGAGCTTGTTGAATATGAATGGTACAGAAAATGCCTACGTGATTCACAAAGAGCTAGGCGAGTGGATGACGAATAATATGACAGTTGTTCGCTATAACAATAAGCTTGAGGCTACCATTGAGAAGATTAAAGAGCTTAAGCAACGCTACGCTAATATCAATATGACGGATAAATCTCGCTGGAACAATCCAGGTGTGGCTTTTACTCGTCAGTTATGGAATATGTTAGAGCTGGCACATGCGATGACATTAGGGGCACTGTTACGTGATGAGAGCCGTGGTGCTCACTATAAACCAGATTATCCAGAACGTAATGATGAGAAGTTCTTGAAGACAACGAAGGCTAAGTGGACGCCTTCAGGTCCAGAGATCACTTATGATGAAGTGGATGTCTCCTTGATCGCGCCGCGGATTCGTGACTATTCGAAAGAGAAATAG
- a CDS encoding TrkH family potassium uptake protein gives MKFHLKWLRFSPPQILVMGFAGIILIGTCLLMLPISNTTGKPLGFIDAFFTATSATCVTGLVVKDTGIFFSTFGQVVIMSLIQVGGLGIMTVATLFSLMLKRRISLRDRLLLQEAMNQSSMEGIVRLIRKVLLFSFIIEGTAAIILTIRWAFDMPFGKALYYGVFHAVSMFNNAGFDLFGHFHSLTGYVYDPVVNFVVMFLIVSGGIGFIVLADIVDFRKNRKFSLHSKVVLSMTAALIIFGALVIFVFEFTNPRTLGSLNWGGKILGSLFQSVTPRTAGANTIDIAGMRQASQFFMIILMFIGASPGSTGGGIKTTTFTIIIVAVIAMMRGRDDIVLFRYRLAQERIFKALTVMLLALLLVIGVSMLLSTTEDTNFLMILFETTSAFGTVGLSMGITPELSVFGKVLISLTMFAGRLGPLTLAYALGPKKGKELYRHPEGKIIIG, from the coding sequence TTGAAATTTCATTTAAAATGGTTAAGATTTTCTCCTCCACAGATTTTGGTCATGGGATTTGCAGGGATTATTCTCATTGGAACGTGCCTGCTTATGCTACCAATCTCTAATACTACTGGAAAGCCACTCGGTTTCATTGATGCGTTCTTCACAGCAACTTCCGCTACTTGTGTAACAGGGCTTGTTGTAAAGGATACCGGAATCTTCTTCAGTACATTTGGACAAGTGGTTATTATGTCACTTATACAAGTAGGTGGTCTTGGAATTATGACTGTGGCAACCTTATTCTCTTTAATGTTGAAACGCAGAATTTCTCTACGAGATCGATTATTGTTACAGGAGGCTATGAACCAGAGCTCAATGGAGGGAATCGTTCGCCTGATCCGTAAAGTATTGCTTTTTTCATTCATTATTGAAGGAACAGCGGCGATAATCTTGACGATACGATGGGCTTTTGATATGCCCTTCGGTAAAGCTCTTTATTATGGTGTGTTTCATGCCGTTTCGATGTTTAATAACGCCGGTTTCGATTTGTTTGGTCACTTCCACAGCTTAACAGGTTATGTATATGATCCAGTTGTAAACTTCGTAGTGATGTTCCTTATTGTATCCGGTGGGATAGGATTTATTGTACTTGCAGACATTGTGGATTTCCGTAAGAATCGTAAATTTTCATTGCATTCTAAGGTAGTATTATCTATGACAGCAGCTTTGATTATATTCGGAGCGCTCGTTATATTTGTATTTGAGTTTACGAATCCAAGGACACTCGGGTCACTTAACTGGGGAGGTAAGATTCTAGGTTCTTTATTCCAATCTGTCACTCCACGGACGGCAGGTGCGAATACGATAGATATTGCGGGTATGCGTCAAGCGTCTCAATTCTTCATGATTATTTTAATGTTCATCGGAGCTTCTCCAGGATCGACAGGTGGAGGAATTAAGACAACCACATTCACGATTATTATAGTTGCCGTTATCGCTATGATGCGAGGACGTGACGATATTGTACTGTTCCGTTATCGGTTAGCTCAAGAGAGAATCTTCAAGGCACTGACTGTTATGCTTCTGGCTCTCTTACTCGTAATAGGCGTATCGATGCTGTTATCTACCACAGAAGATACTAACTTTCTTATGATATTATTTGAGACTACCTCAGCCTTTGGCACCGTTGGCTTGAGTATGGGAATTACTCCAGAATTATCAGTGTTTGGTAAGGTATTAATTAGTCTGACAATGTTTGCTGGTCGTCTAGGTCCACTCACACTTGCGTATGCACTCGGACCGAAAAAGGGTAAAGAATTATATCGGCACCCAGAAGGAAAAATAATCATTGGTTAA
- a CDS encoding succinate dehydrogenase cytochrome b558 subunit has product MKGYYSRKLHSLLGVIPLSFFILEHLVTNFAAFEGGKDAFNEGVAFLNGLPLVLFMEMFLIWLPLLYHGVYGLYIAYQADSNVGSYKYERNWRYLFQRITGVLTFMFIIWHVYETRVQVALGNVTHEELGGVIHAAVMNPITFTLYLIGVISTAYHFSNGIWSFLVSWGITVGPRAQRVSSYVCMSLFVVVSVMFVLSLIAFRAVEFDTASAFIETFKSVLS; this is encoded by the coding sequence ATGAAAGGCTATTATTCCAGAAAGCTGCATTCGCTACTCGGTGTTATTCCGCTCAGCTTTTTTATTCTGGAGCATTTAGTAACGAATTTCGCCGCTTTTGAAGGTGGTAAGGACGCCTTTAACGAAGGTGTGGCTTTTCTTAACGGCTTACCACTCGTGTTATTCATGGAGATGTTTCTTATTTGGTTACCTTTGCTTTATCACGGTGTCTACGGTTTATACATTGCTTATCAGGCTGATTCAAATGTGGGGAGTTATAAATACGAACGAAACTGGCGTTATTTATTTCAACGTATCACAGGTGTTCTCACATTCATGTTCATCATTTGGCATGTATATGAGACAAGAGTTCAGGTGGCTCTTGGGAATGTCACACATGAAGAATTAGGTGGTGTTATTCACGCCGCTGTAATGAACCCGATCACATTTACATTGTATTTAATAGGTGTAATTTCAACGGCATACCATTTCTCTAATGGGATTTGGTCATTCCTCGTAAGTTGGGGAATCACAGTTGGACCACGCGCGCAGCGCGTATCCTCTTATGTATGTATGAGTCTATTCGTGGTTGTATCTGTGATGTTTGTATTATCTCTTATCGCTTTTCGTGCAGTTGAATTCGATACAGCTTCAGCATTCATAGAAACATTCAAGTCAGTTTTGAGTTAG
- the trxA gene encoding thioredoxin codes for MAIVNVSDQSFSTEVGGQGTVLVDFWAPWCGPCKMIAPILDELSTELGDSVKIAKLNVDENPETASRFGVMSIPTLIFFKDGQPVDKVVGLNSKEALKNMISKHQ; via the coding sequence ATGGCTATTGTTAATGTATCCGATCAGTCCTTCAGCACAGAAGTGGGAGGTCAAGGAACGGTTTTGGTAGATTTTTGGGCGCCTTGGTGTGGTCCTTGTAAGATGATTGCTCCAATCTTGGATGAATTATCTACAGAATTAGGTGACAGCGTGAAGATTGCAAAATTGAACGTTGATGAAAATCCAGAAACAGCTTCCCGTTTCGGTGTTATGAGTATCCCAACACTAATCTTCTTTAAAGATGGTCAGCCTGTGGATAAAGTAGTTGGATTGAATTCCAAAGAAGCATTGAAGAACATGATCTCTAAACACCAATAA
- the sdhB gene encoding succinate dehydrogenase iron-sulfur subunit, with product MAVDTTKPTKSKSVKLIITRQDGPEGKSYVEEFELPYRPNMNVISALMEIQRNPVNVQGQDIAPVCWDSNCLEEVCGACSMVINDKPRQACAALIDNLEQPVRIAPMSTFPVVRDLVIDRSRMFNALKRVKAWIPIDGTYDLGPGPRMPEKKRQWAYELSKCMTCGVCLEACPNVNEKTDFIGPAALSQVRLFNAHPTGEMNAEERLETLMEDGGIEGCGNSQNCVRSCPKGIPLTTSIAELNKQTTKHMFKRWLSV from the coding sequence ATGGCAGTTGATACAACTAAACCAACCAAAAGCAAAAGTGTCAAACTCATAATTACTCGACAAGATGGACCTGAGGGAAAGTCATACGTTGAGGAGTTTGAACTACCTTATCGTCCAAATATGAACGTAATTAGTGCTCTTATGGAAATTCAGCGTAACCCAGTGAATGTCCAAGGTCAAGATATCGCACCTGTATGCTGGGATTCCAATTGTCTTGAAGAAGTATGTGGCGCATGCTCGATGGTGATTAACGATAAGCCTCGTCAAGCCTGTGCGGCACTCATTGATAACTTAGAGCAACCTGTACGTATAGCGCCTATGAGTACTTTTCCCGTCGTTCGTGACCTTGTTATTGATCGCAGTAGAATGTTCAACGCGCTAAAAAGAGTCAAAGCATGGATTCCAATCGATGGAACGTATGATTTAGGACCTGGGCCTCGAATGCCTGAGAAGAAACGTCAATGGGCTTATGAATTATCGAAGTGTATGACTTGTGGTGTCTGCCTCGAAGCTTGTCCTAACGTGAATGAGAAGACAGATTTCATCGGTCCTGCTGCTCTATCTCAAGTCCGTCTCTTTAACGCTCACCCTACAGGTGAAATGAATGCAGAGGAACGTCTTGAGACGCTTATGGAAGATGGGGGTATTGAGGGTTGTGGTAACTCTCAGAACTGTGTCCGTTCTTGTCCTAAAGGAATTCCATTGACAACTTCTATCGCAGAGCTTAATAAGCAAACGACGAAGCATATGTTCAAGCGCTGGTTAAGTGTATAA
- the uvrC gene encoding excinuclease ABC subunit UvrC: MEDLTMTDHERDKAAENIRHKLALLPDQSGCYLMKNSEGTIIYVGKAKVLKNRVRSYFTGSHNGKTQLLVSEIRDFEYIVTGSNMEALILECNLIKQYQPRYNVLLKDDKTFPYIKITNEAHPKLEVTRRVLKDKAKYFGPYPNAYAAQQTKKLLDRMYPLRKCGVMPKEVCLYYHMGQCLAPCEKEVPQSAYEQITQEISAFLGGGHEQIKKELQRKMEEAAEELYFERAKELRDQILNIDAIMEKQKITTSDARDRDVFGFAVDKGWMCVQILYMRQGKMIQRHTSVVPFYGEAYSDFISFVTQYYSDNPALPQEILLPDMLKEELEVEVDTGSVDETPVAESEIHTSLISDGIDEISGASSLQEWLGVKVLVPMRGLKKQMIGMATENAKVALNEKFRLIERDEERTSKAASNLGQVIGLDSLHRIEAFDNSNIQGTHPVSAMIVFIDGKPERKEYRKYKIRSVVGADDYETMREVIRRRYERVMKENLEIPNLIVVDGGKGQISAAVDVLENELGLFIPVCGLVKDVKHRTSQLMVGDPAKAVSLPRDSQEFYLLQRIQDEVHRFAITFHREQRGKSMVTSRLDSIPGIGEKRRKLLLKHFGSLKKIREASLEDFRPLSIGDKLAASIIAALQEES; encoded by the coding sequence ATGGAAGATTTAACAATGACTGATCATGAACGTGATAAAGCTGCGGAGAACATCCGTCATAAGCTGGCGTTATTGCCCGATCAATCGGGATGTTATTTGATGAAGAATAGCGAAGGCACCATTATTTATGTCGGTAAGGCAAAGGTTCTGAAGAATCGTGTACGCTCCTATTTTACCGGAAGTCATAATGGGAAAACACAATTGCTCGTATCTGAAATTCGCGATTTCGAATATATCGTGACAGGTAGCAATATGGAAGCACTCATCTTAGAATGTAACCTTATCAAACAATATCAACCACGTTATAACGTATTACTTAAAGATGATAAGACCTTTCCATATATCAAAATAACGAATGAGGCTCATCCCAAATTGGAAGTCACTCGGCGTGTATTGAAGGATAAGGCAAAGTATTTCGGGCCCTATCCTAATGCCTATGCTGCCCAACAGACGAAGAAGCTGCTTGATCGCATGTATCCGCTTCGTAAATGTGGGGTTATGCCGAAGGAAGTGTGCTTGTATTATCATATGGGACAGTGCCTAGCACCTTGTGAGAAGGAGGTTCCTCAGTCAGCTTACGAACAGATCACACAGGAGATTAGCGCATTCCTTGGTGGCGGACACGAGCAGATAAAGAAAGAGCTTCAACGGAAGATGGAGGAAGCCGCAGAAGAGCTTTATTTTGAGCGGGCTAAGGAACTTAGGGATCAAATTCTGAATATCGATGCGATTATGGAGAAACAGAAAATTACGACTTCCGATGCGAGAGATCGAGATGTGTTCGGATTTGCTGTAGACAAAGGTTGGATGTGTGTGCAGATTCTTTACATGCGCCAAGGGAAAATGATCCAACGTCATACCTCTGTCGTTCCGTTTTATGGAGAGGCATATAGTGATTTCATATCGTTTGTTACCCAATATTATAGTGATAATCCAGCTTTACCTCAGGAAATCCTGCTTCCCGATATGTTGAAGGAAGAGCTTGAGGTTGAGGTAGATACTGGTTCTGTGGACGAAACGCCAGTAGCTGAAAGTGAAATCCATACGTCGCTTATATCAGATGGGATAGATGAGATAAGTGGGGCCTCATCCTTGCAGGAATGGCTCGGTGTTAAAGTACTCGTTCCTATGCGTGGATTGAAGAAACAGATGATTGGAATGGCCACTGAGAATGCGAAGGTAGCACTGAATGAGAAGTTTCGTCTAATCGAACGTGATGAAGAGCGTACCTCCAAAGCGGCATCGAATCTAGGCCAGGTTATTGGGTTAGATTCTTTACATCGTATTGAAGCATTCGATAACTCTAACATTCAAGGAACTCATCCTGTATCTGCCATGATTGTATTTATTGATGGGAAGCCTGAGAGAAAAGAGTATCGTAAATACAAGATTCGTTCTGTTGTTGGAGCGGATGATTATGAAACCATGCGTGAAGTCATCAGGCGTCGATATGAGCGCGTGATGAAGGAGAACCTTGAGATACCCAACCTTATCGTTGTTGACGGTGGTAAAGGGCAAATTTCTGCCGCTGTGGACGTGCTAGAGAACGAGCTGGGTTTATTTATTCCAGTATGTGGATTGGTCAAGGACGTGAAGCATAGAACATCGCAGCTTATGGTTGGTGATCCCGCAAAGGCAGTATCTCTTCCAAGGGACAGCCAAGAGTTCTATTTATTGCAACGGATTCAGGACGAGGTGCATCGATTCGCGATTACCTTTCACCGTGAGCAACGTGGCAAGTCTATGGTAACCTCCCGCTTAGATTCCATTCCGGGGATTGGAGAGAAACGTCGTAAGTTGCTATTGAAGCACTTTGGTTCACTCAAAAAAATAAGAGAGGCCAGTCTCGAAGACTTTAGGCCTCTCTCAATTGGCGACAAGCTCGCCGCTTCGATTATTGCAGCACTTCAGGAGGAGTCGTAA
- a CDS encoding CPBP family intramembrane glutamic endopeptidase: MNSVGQPLKIKANYKVLGILGAIGLILFGIFNFLLPAMSSSSTEQLNVKIISKDQATQAATQFAQSQLGGIILDENDADAIVTYQSKSDFYGYLSKNKLIKEYSTKFEGSFPYDVFRVRLTEVDTYLNVDVHMNTGKVVAFSYASKESKIPVKTPVMDELLEVEYKQKLAEPWLEQWGYKSSNLKVTQDSKSSLVYTDPNTKIGDAALQFKFIFGVKGISSFEPAFSVPTDHIAYVEKETATALWLTILGYGLLTLVFGILAIIYSALTHTHTSFVRGIFLSVFYFAVSMLSTYNMMPALEAQGQTLNDMTFSLISTGIISLIMSALLYFSLVGGNGLWRKEAGLNPWPRSKEPGYGSYVLNSMYVGYLWALILLGVQSILFFVLEHTLHTWSTTDSSQSPFNMLYPWTFPLLAWLAGISEEAVYRLFGIKMMQKIVKNTFIACLIPTIIWALGHTLYPIYPVISRPIELLVIGLIFSFIFLRYGFIAALFSHVIFDSILMGFSLFVLGDITNVSAGIVSMIMPAIVAYVIYLFNSKKKEKPYVTTPPEVLQ, translated from the coding sequence ATGAATTCCGTAGGGCAACCTTTGAAGATTAAAGCAAACTATAAGGTTTTGGGTATACTTGGGGCAATAGGTCTAATTTTATTTGGCATTTTCAATTTTTTACTACCTGCCATGTCTTCAAGTTCGACTGAACAGCTGAATGTGAAAATAATCAGTAAAGATCAAGCTACACAAGCTGCCACGCAATTTGCACAATCCCAATTAGGCGGCATTATTCTAGATGAAAATGATGCGGATGCCATTGTCACTTACCAGTCCAAATCTGACTTCTATGGCTACTTATCCAAGAATAAGCTCATCAAAGAATATTCAACTAAATTTGAAGGGTCTTTTCCTTATGATGTTTTTCGCGTCCGTCTGACAGAAGTAGATACTTATCTTAATGTAGATGTACATATGAACACAGGCAAAGTAGTTGCCTTTAGCTATGCATCTAAGGAGAGTAAAATCCCGGTAAAAACACCAGTTATGGATGAGTTATTAGAGGTGGAATATAAACAAAAGCTCGCAGAACCATGGCTTGAACAATGGGGATATAAGAGCTCCAATCTTAAGGTCACCCAGGATAGTAAATCCAGCCTCGTGTACACTGATCCTAATACGAAGATTGGTGATGCTGCTCTGCAATTTAAATTTATTTTTGGAGTGAAAGGAATTTCCTCCTTCGAACCCGCCTTTTCAGTTCCAACAGATCACATTGCATATGTAGAGAAGGAAACAGCGACAGCATTATGGTTAACTATACTAGGCTATGGACTTCTAACTCTAGTATTCGGCATATTGGCCATCATTTACAGCGCACTAACACATACACATACTTCATTTGTAAGAGGTATATTTTTGAGTGTATTTTATTTTGCTGTATCCATGCTAAGCACATACAATATGATGCCCGCATTAGAGGCACAAGGACAGACGCTTAATGATATGACATTCTCACTCATTAGTACGGGTATCATTTCATTAATCATGTCTGCTCTACTCTATTTCTCACTGGTTGGTGGGAATGGCTTATGGCGAAAAGAAGCTGGACTAAATCCATGGCCCAGGTCCAAAGAACCGGGCTATGGCTCATACGTGCTAAATAGTATGTATGTAGGCTATTTATGGGCATTAATATTACTTGGGGTCCAATCTATCCTATTCTTTGTGCTTGAGCACACATTGCATACTTGGTCCACAACCGATTCATCACAATCACCTTTTAATATGCTTTATCCTTGGACATTTCCGCTATTAGCTTGGCTGGCAGGAATATCCGAAGAAGCAGTTTACCGTTTATTTGGTATCAAGATGATGCAGAAGATCGTTAAGAACACTTTTATCGCTTGTCTGATTCCAACCATCATTTGGGCGCTAGGACATACCCTATATCCTATCTATCCCGTCATCTCGCGACCTATTGAACTTCTTGTAATCGGGCTAATCTTTAGCTTTATATTTCTGCGATATGGTTTTATTGCTGCCCTCTTCAGCCACGTTATTTTTGACAGCATCTTAATGGGCTTTAGTCTATTCGTGCTTGGTGATATAACTAATGTCTCAGCAGGCATTGTCTCTATGATCATGCCAGCAATCGTAGCTTACGTTATCTACCTGTTTAATTCCAAAAAGAAAGAGAAGCCGTATGTTACGACTCCTCCTGAAGTGCTGCAATAA